Within the Candidatus Neomarinimicrobiota bacterium genome, the region CTCTGGTTAAAATCAAAAGCAGTTACGTTCCCAATGACCCTCTCTATTCCCAACAATGGTGGATCCGGCAGATTGAAGCCCAGGAAGCCTGGGGACTCTGGGATATTGCCGGAGGAACTATCCCTGGAAGCCGTGAGGTGAAGATAGCCATTGTGGATACGGGTGTGGAGTGGACCCATCCCGACCTGATTCATAACATCTGGCAAAATTTGGGGGAAGATGCAAACGGTAACGGGAAAACCATCCTGTACCTTGAGGGTCGCTGGCAGTTGGATCCCGGCGATTTGAACGGGGTGGATGATGACGGAAACGGATATAAGGATGATCTGATCGGCTGGGATCCTTCCGGTTCAACATATTCAAACGGGGACAATGATCCCATGGCCGTGTTGGATGGACCGGCACCCGTAAGCGCCCGGATGCACGGGACCCACTGTGCCGGCATTGCCGGCGCTTCTGCTGATAACAGTATCGGTATCGCCGGAACGGCTTTTCAGGTATCTATTGTTCCGGTGAAGACGATGACTGATAATAATGAAGGTGGATATCTAACTTATGGATATCAAGGAATACAGTATGCATATAAATCTGGTGCTGATATAATCAGTCTGAGTTGGGGGGATAGTACATATAGCTATTCAGCCAGATCAGTTGTTCGGGAAGCTAAAAAAGCTGGTTCCATTCTTATAGCTGCTGCAGGAAATGGGACAAATGAAGGTATAGAAAAGTACGGGAAATTCTATCCCGCTTCCTATTCCGAAGTAATATCCGTAACTGCCCTGGGACCCAACGACAAATGGGGAAAGTGGGCCAATTATCATGAAGATGTGGATATCGCGGCACCGGGTGAATCCATTTTATCCACTGTTTTCAGCTCATCAGGAACCGGAGACCTTCAGGGATATCAGTCCTGGTGGGGCACGTCCATGGCAACACCCATCGTAGCCGGATCGGTGGCACTCCTCAAGAGTTACATTCCGGGACAGACGGTCCAGTGGTATACCGATCAAATCCTCAATAATACAGATGATATTTATACCATCAATGATGATCCCGAATATGCCGGGAGATTGGGAAGTGGACGGGTGAATCCTTACAGGGCTATTGCCCAGGCGCTGAAACCCCAGCTTGTGATTCAGGATCAGGAGATGTATATCCTCAATGACGACGGTGATGGCATCCTCAATCCAGGGGAAAAAGTCCGGTTACAGCTTACCCTTTCCAATGAACCGGGCTGGCAGGATGGCAAAAATATCAGAGTCGTTTTACATTCCCCGACGCCGGAGCTTATTATAACCGATTCAGTCGCCACGTTCCCCGATCTGAATTCGGGAGAGTCAGGTACCCATACCGAAAAATTGCAATTCCACATATTGCCCGAAGCATCTACCGGCGAATCGGTTCTGGAATGCCGGGTTTATTCGGAAAATCTTAGCGGGGATAGCTTTGAAGACAGGCTGCATGTACCCGTACAGGTTTCACTTTTTCAGAAAGGCTTTCCGGTACCTCTGTCTGAAATGATTGTTTCATCGGTTTTGGTATGGGATATCAACCTTGATGGCCGGAAAGAGATTGTTGCCGGAACCTTTGCCGGGAACATCATGGCCTGGACCGCTACGGGGGACACTCTGCCGGGTTTCCCCATTTCTGCAGGTGGATTGATTCCCGTGGAAATTGCTGCCGGAGATCTGGATCAAAATGATACCCTGGAATTGGTTGCCGTTACCACAACCGGAAAAATCATCCTCTTTAATGGCTGGGGGGAAACTCTCCTGACCTATTCTGCCGGGAATTCAATTGTGGCAGCACCCTCTATCGGTCAGTCAGACAGCATGGAGGATCTTGAGGTGGTTGTGGGAACCAAAGGGGGACAGATCCTGGCACTGAAGAAGAATGGAGTGCCGGTTCAGGGATATCCCCTGGAGGTCGGCAGTGCTATTCAAAATGCCATCTCGGTTTCTGATTCACTTTCTGAATCACCGGTCCTTGCCTATTCTACCGGGAATGGCGAGCTCTATTTAACGGATGAAGAAGGAACGCCTCTTTCAGGTTGGCCGGTCCGGCTTTCTGATCAACAGGCCACAACCCCCGTTTTGATACATTATCAGGGGGAATTGATTATCGCAGCAGGATTGTCGGACGGAAGCCTTGTACTGTTTCAGGAAGATGGCTCTGTCCGGGCGACCGTCAACGGATTATCGAAAGTTATTACCGAACCGACACTCGTCAGAACTGCTGATGGCCCGGCACTGGCTTATCCCTATGATGTACGAAAAGTTGCCGTTGTGGATTTACAGGGGAATTTTCTTACAGGCTGGCCTGTTATTTTTGAACAGTTACCGTCCCGGATTGGTGCCGGTGATATTGATAACAACGGGACAGATGAAATCATTGCTGTTTCTGCGAATGGTGATGTGGCGGTCTGGAATATCAAAGGAGAAATGTTTCGCGGATATCCCATTCATACGAATGAAAATATCAATGGCGGACCGACTCTCAGTGATCTTGATGGAGATGGAGATGCCGAAATATTTGTAGCCGGAGACAAATATCTGATGGTGTGGGATGTTAAATCTGTTTCGGCGGATGCAGCCTGTCTGGCTATAGGCGGACTCAGGGGCGGAGGCCCGGGGCGGACACACCGTTATGATTATACTCTTACCGGTGTTCATGAGTCCCTTATCCCGCGGGAGTTTCAAATTACCGGAATATATCCCAACCCTTTTAATCCCCAAACGACGGTCTCATGGATTCAACCCCGGGCGGGGAATGCGAATCTTGTCGTTTATGACCTCACCGGCAGAGAAGTTGTTAAACAAACCTTATATGGTGTAGCAGGATATAATACTTATTCCTTATCGGGGAAAGACTGGAGCTCCGGTCTTTACATTTTACACCTCTCCAGCGGCTCTTATTCAGATGTTGAACGGTTGGTTTTTCTAAAATAACTCATTACGTTAAAAATCAGATTCTTTTCAAGACATCAAACGATATCATAAATAAAAAACTGATAAAAAACCATCCGCCTGAACACAGTTTGATGAACCTGAAAATATTCAGAGGAAGATATCCCAAATGTGTTGAGAATGATGAGTGATGAGTTTTGAGTTGAAGGCGACCGATGTGTTGATTAAATGTCTGACAAATTATTCCCCGTCCAGTTCCAGTTCTACCAGCTTGGAATGAACCCCTGTGATAACCTCGACTTTGCGGGCAAGTTCATGATTCTGCTCATCCGAACCGCAGAGTTCAAGCATTAATAAACCTTTTTCACTGCAATTTTCCAATACACCGTCGTGGATTCCCAGCCGGGTTTTGATGATACATCCCCAGGCTGTTAAAACTTTTTGAAGATTCACGGCTGCTTCCTTGCGTTTTCCGATAAGAACCAGTAAAACAACTTTTTTCATGTTGAATCCTCCTTTTTCATGCTAATATACTTTTCATGAAAAAATACATGTTTAGACTCTGAATGACACGAAAAAACCCTTCATTACCCTGTTGATATAATGTCCCTTTGTTCGTAAAATAGCACCGTGAAACCGGATATTTCAAAACCAGCGCAGTTACCTTCATTCTATTTGAATCAGAGGATTTATAATTTATGATGAAACTTCGCCGACAGGCACGGGAATTGTCTTTGCAGGTACTCTATGCGCTCGAGATGAGCCGGGAACCCGTAGATCAGGTTATAATAGATGTTTTGTTGTTAAATGAAAATCCTGAATACGACGAAACCTTTTTAAGAGATCTGGTGAAACAGACATTTGCCAATAAAGAATCCATTGATGAAAGAATACGGAACAGATCCCGCAACTGGGATTTCAACCGGATAGCGCTCATTGATAAAATTATTTTGCGCCAGGCGATTGCGGAACTAATCTATTGCGAGGATATTCCTCCCCGCGTGACCATATCCGAAGCGATCGAACTGGCAAAAAAGTACTCAACCGATGACAGTCACGTTTTTATTAACGGGTTGATGGATCGGATCTACCACGATCTTATTGAAGAGGGACGGATTTTTCCCGAAGTGACTGAGATGTAGGAGTAAATATGTTTTTTGATCTGATAAAAAAAATCTTTGGAACAAGTTCTGAACGGTATATCAAACGGATAACTCCGTATATCAGCCAGATAAATGTAAAATTTGAAGAGCTGGAAAGTGCCAGTGATGACGATCTCAGGGATCGGATCCGGGAGATGATCGATTACATTGAATCGAAGCGCCAGGAAGCCCGTGAAAAAGCAGAATCGCAGGGATTTGACGGTGAACGGACCGACAATTTTATTTTTGAAGCGGAACAGTCAGCACTGAATGAACTTATGGTGGAAGCTTTTGCTATAGTCAAGCAGGCATGTAAACGGCTCCTGGGAAAGGAAATCCGGGTCAGTGGGCAAACCATGGTGTGGGATATGGTTCCCTTTGATGTCCAGCTTCTGGGGGCTATCGTACTCCATCAGGGTGCCATTTCCGAAATGAAAACCGGAGAAGGAAAAACTCTGGTGGCAACGATGCCGGTCTTTCTGAATGCTCTGACGAAACGCGGTGTTCATGTAGTGACGGTGAATGATTATCTGGCGGAAAGAGATGCAGAATGGATGGGGGCGGTCTACCGGTTTTTAGGACTTTCCGTGGGGAAAATTTTAAATAGCATGCCTCCGGATGTGAGAAAACAGGAATATGCCAAAGACATTGTTTACGGGACCAACAATGAGTTTGGTTTTGATTATCTTCGGGATAATATGGCTGTCAGCATGGATAATGTGGTCCAGCGCGGACACTATTATGCCATTGTGGATGAGGTGGATAGTGTTCTCATCGATGAAGCCAGAACACCTCTGATCATTTCAGGACCCGTCCAGTCCAATACCCATGAGTCCTTCAAGAACCTCCGAAGCAGTATCGAACGCCTTGTGCGGGCACAGGAACGGTATGTCAACGGATTGCTTGATGAGCTCCGCAGGGCTGGTGATACCATGGATGATATGAAGCGGGGGACACTACTCCTCCAGTGCCATCATGGCTTGCCCAAACATCCGGGTCTGCTGAAACTCCTGGAAGAATCGGGCATGAAGAAACTTATGCACGATACCGAATCTTACTATATGCAGGAAAAGAAACTGCATGAGGTGGATGAGGATCTGTACTATACCATTGACGAAAAAAGCCATGTAATCGATATCACTGAAAAAGGCAGACAACTTTTAGCTCCGAAAGATCCTGAACAGTTTATCATTCCCGATATCGGAGAGGAATTTGCTAAAATTGACCAGCGGGATGATTTGAGTGATGCGGAAAAGCAGGAAGAAAAAGACAGAATCCAACGGCTCCACAGCCGGCGAAGTGAAACCATTCACAATCTTCATCAACTACTTCGGGCATATTCCCTTTACAGCCGGGATGTGGATTATGTGGTTAAAGATGGGAAAGTCCTCATTGTAGACGAGTTTACCGGTCGTATACTTCCGGGGCGCCGCTATAGCGACGGCCTCCATCAGGCCATCGAAGCGAAGGAAAAAGTCCGCATCGAGGGCGAAAACCAAACCCTGGCAACAATTACACTGCAAAATTACTTCAGAATGTATGACAAACTGGCGGGTATGACCGGTACGGCAGAAACTGAAGCTGCTGAATTTGGGGAAATCTACAAACTGGAAGTGGTCAGTATTCCCACTAACCGCCCTGTTATCCGTAAAGACCGGAATGATGTGAT harbors:
- a CDS encoding S8 family serine peptidase — translated: MKYISVKILLILALSVNVLTGGVDVLNPYLFCLTPETPLITETQLRDGQTGIPAIDTLLARNPGLTIRPWLPASEPHEHVGDIYLNRIYQVTGFPRSKAAAEQSLEALARDPQILYSEKEPLVKIKSSYVPNDPLYSQQWWIRQIEAQEAWGLWDIAGGTIPGSREVKIAIVDTGVEWTHPDLIHNIWQNLGEDANGNGKTILYLEGRWQLDPGDLNGVDDDGNGYKDDLIGWDPSGSTYSNGDNDPMAVLDGPAPVSARMHGTHCAGIAGASADNSIGIAGTAFQVSIVPVKTMTDNNEGGYLTYGYQGIQYAYKSGADIISLSWGDSTYSYSARSVVREAKKAGSILIAAAGNGTNEGIEKYGKFYPASYSEVISVTALGPNDKWGKWANYHEDVDIAAPGESILSTVFSSSGTGDLQGYQSWWGTSMATPIVAGSVALLKSYIPGQTVQWYTDQILNNTDDIYTINDDPEYAGRLGSGRVNPYRAIAQALKPQLVIQDQEMYILNDDGDGILNPGEKVRLQLTLSNEPGWQDGKNIRVVLHSPTPELIITDSVATFPDLNSGESGTHTEKLQFHILPEASTGESVLECRVYSENLSGDSFEDRLHVPVQVSLFQKGFPVPLSEMIVSSVLVWDINLDGRKEIVAGTFAGNIMAWTATGDTLPGFPISAGGLIPVEIAAGDLDQNDTLELVAVTTTGKIILFNGWGETLLTYSAGNSIVAAPSIGQSDSMEDLEVVVGTKGGQILALKKNGVPVQGYPLEVGSAIQNAISVSDSLSESPVLAYSTGNGELYLTDEEGTPLSGWPVRLSDQQATTPVLIHYQGELIIAAGLSDGSLVLFQEDGSVRATVNGLSKVITEPTLVRTADGPALAYPYDVRKVAVVDLQGNFLTGWPVIFEQLPSRIGAGDIDNNGTDEIIAVSANGDVAVWNIKGEMFRGYPIHTNENINGGPTLSDLDGDGDAEIFVAGDKYLMVWDVKSVSADAACLAIGGLRGGGPGRTHRYDYTLTGVHESLIPREFQITGIYPNPFNPQTTVSWIQPRAGNANLVVYDLTGREVVKQTLYGVAGYNTYSLSGKDWSSGLYILHLSSGSYSDVERLVFLK
- the nusB gene encoding transcription antitermination factor NusB, with translation MMKLRRQARELSLQVLYALEMSREPVDQVIIDVLLLNENPEYDETFLRDLVKQTFANKESIDERIRNRSRNWDFNRIALIDKIILRQAIAELIYCEDIPPRVTISEAIELAKKYSTDDSHVFINGLMDRIYHDLIEEGRIFPEVTEM
- the secA gene encoding preprotein translocase subunit SecA, producing MFFDLIKKIFGTSSERYIKRITPYISQINVKFEELESASDDDLRDRIREMIDYIESKRQEAREKAESQGFDGERTDNFIFEAEQSALNELMVEAFAIVKQACKRLLGKEIRVSGQTMVWDMVPFDVQLLGAIVLHQGAISEMKTGEGKTLVATMPVFLNALTKRGVHVVTVNDYLAERDAEWMGAVYRFLGLSVGKILNSMPPDVRKQEYAKDIVYGTNNEFGFDYLRDNMAVSMDNVVQRGHYYAIVDEVDSVLIDEARTPLIISGPVQSNTHESFKNLRSSIERLVRAQERYVNGLLDELRRAGDTMDDMKRGTLLLQCHHGLPKHPGLLKLLEESGMKKLMHDTESYYMQEKKLHEVDEDLYYTIDEKSHVIDITEKGRQLLAPKDPEQFIIPDIGEEFAKIDQRDDLSDAEKQEEKDRIQRLHSRRSETIHNLHQLLRAYSLYSRDVDYVVKDGKVLIVDEFTGRILPGRRYSDGLHQAIEAKEKVRIEGENQTLATITLQNYFRMYDKLAGMTGTAETEAAEFGEIYKLEVVSIPTNRPVIRKDRNDVIFRTKREKYRAIIEEIIQSHKKGQPVLVGTISVEVSEMLSKMLQRAGIPHNVLNAKQHQREAEIVARAGHFGSVTIATNMAGRGTDIKITDETRKLGGLKIIGTERHESRRIDLQLKGRSGRQGDPGESVFYLSLEDDLMRLFGSDRVSAIMDRMGVEEGEVISHPMISRSIERAQKKVEERNFAIRKHLLEYDDVMNMQREVIYDRRNYALHGGNLREEILTMLEKYIRETVDKYTSEEDIHDWDWEGLRQETINVLMTDIHPDELALDGKEKIERDDVVSLIHSKALATYERKQQIIPPDIMDKLERWAYLMTVDNVWKEHLFELDQLKEGIGLQAYGQKDPLIAYKSEAYKMFEEMLNRIDRESLRLIFRTEVRMEQEPRPEQSRPVNMIMRHEETDNLGYQQAAGRPKAEPSKAGKTQPIRRTERKIGRNEPCPCGSGKKYKHCCGAN